A genome region from Fodinibius salicampi includes the following:
- a CDS encoding acyl-[acyl-carrier-protein] thioesterase, with product MANEKLIYQESFKIRASEVNIHQKATLPAICELLQEVAGNHARQLRFDITDLQQDKLTWVLHRLRIEMDEFPNWRDTITIKTWPSGGDGLRAHRDFLILDSENNIIGKSLSYWLILDIESRRPKRIPKSILESVPKQSEHVLPVNEGNFRNIEHPQGTQLFAVRKSDLDLNQHVNNVRYIEWGLACLPEEKVKSVLDIKFTGEAGLGDTVLVLSTDNNQGGCYFEIRNQENQQTLVLAQTK from the coding sequence ATGGCTAACGAGAAGTTAATCTACCAAGAGTCCTTTAAAATACGTGCTTCTGAAGTCAACATTCATCAAAAAGCAACGTTGCCAGCTATTTGCGAACTGCTTCAGGAGGTGGCTGGAAATCATGCTCGGCAACTAAGATTTGATATAACTGATCTTCAGCAAGACAAGCTAACGTGGGTTCTTCACCGGCTCCGGATAGAGATGGATGAATTCCCGAATTGGAGAGATACTATTACTATTAAAACCTGGCCTTCTGGCGGTGACGGACTGCGTGCTCACCGTGATTTCCTGATATTGGATAGCGAGAATAATATTATTGGGAAATCCCTAAGTTATTGGCTCATACTAGATATTGAGAGCCGTCGGCCAAAGCGTATACCCAAATCAATACTAGAAAGTGTTCCGAAACAAAGTGAACACGTTCTGCCCGTTAATGAAGGTAATTTCAGGAACATTGAGCATCCTCAAGGAACTCAATTATTTGCAGTTAGAAAGTCTGACCTTGATTTAAACCAGCACGTTAATAACGTACGATATATAGAATGGGGTTTGGCCTGCCTGCCAGAAGAAAAAGTAAAAAGCGTTTTAGATATTAAATTTACCGGCGAAGCCGGACTTGGAGATACGGTTCTTGTACTATCAACGGATAACAACCAGGGCGGCTGTTATTTTGAAATCCGTAACCAGGAAAACCAACAAACATTGGTACTGGCCCAGACAAAATAA
- a CDS encoding aldo/keto reductase, translating into MQYKNIQGLDVPEIGLGTYKLHDRECENVIRTALDIGYRHIDTAQMYKNEREIGKALSVSNVPREDIFLTTKIWHTNLESDDVLQSTEESLRQLDTPYVDLLLIHWPNNQYDLRATIESMLVLRDQGKAMNIGVSNFPLPLLKKVNEEIRAPIFSNQVEFHPFIDQLDLLDYAIENDIMLTAYAPLAQGKVAENEELREIAKKYDKSAAQVSLRWLIEQENVVAIPKASSKTHLQENFEVFDFFLEDDDFERIDQMEKSMRLVNPSFAPNWG; encoded by the coding sequence ATGCAATATAAAAATATACAGGGACTGGATGTGCCCGAAATAGGTCTCGGAACCTATAAACTCCATGACAGAGAGTGTGAAAATGTAATTCGAACTGCGCTCGATATAGGGTATCGTCATATTGATACTGCCCAGATGTATAAAAATGAAAGAGAAATTGGAAAAGCGCTCAGTGTATCCAATGTCCCTCGCGAAGACATTTTTCTAACTACAAAAATTTGGCACACCAATCTCGAATCAGATGATGTACTGCAGTCTACGGAAGAAAGCCTTAGACAACTGGATACTCCCTATGTAGATTTGCTTCTTATTCACTGGCCTAACAACCAGTATGATTTGAGGGCAACAATTGAATCTATGCTGGTATTGCGCGATCAGGGGAAGGCCATGAATATTGGGGTCAGTAATTTTCCTCTCCCACTGTTGAAAAAAGTTAATGAAGAGATCCGTGCCCCGATCTTTTCTAATCAGGTCGAATTTCATCCCTTTATCGATCAGCTTGATCTGTTGGATTATGCTATCGAGAATGATATTATGCTGACGGCCTATGCTCCCTTGGCGCAAGGGAAAGTAGCAGAAAATGAAGAGCTTCGGGAAATAGCTAAAAAATATGATAAGTCGGCCGCACAAGTTTCTTTGCGATGGCTTATTGAGCAGGAAAATGTGGTGGCTATTCCCAAGGCTTCAAGTAAAACGCATCTACAGGAAAATTTTGAGGTTTTTGACTTTTTCCTTGAGGATGATGATTTCGAACGTATTGATCAAATGGAAAAATCAATGCGGTTGGTTAATCCCAGCTTTGCTCCCAATTGGGGATAG